The segment CGCCATTCTCTCCCACCATGAGGACGAGGAGCCCAACTGCATCGAATCGCTCCTCGTCAAGGCTTCCGATACGCTTTCGGCCGCCCGCCCCGGCGCCCGGCGCGAGATGGTCGAAAGCTACATCAAGCGCCTCGAGGCGCTCGAGAAGATCGGAGAGTCCTTCAAGGGGGTCGAGAAGTGCTTTGCGATTCAGGCGGGCCGCGAGATTCGCGTGGCCGTCTTGCCCGATGAGATCAGCGATGCGCAGGCCACCTTCCTGGCGCGTGATATCGCCAAGCGGATCGAGACCGAGCGTACCTATCCCGGGGAAATCCTGGTGACGGTCATCCGGGAGACGCGCCACACGGCGACGGCGCGCTGATCTGCCTTGAAAATTCTCTTTGTCGGAGACGTCAACGGACGGCCGGGCCGCCGGGTGGTGAAGAACCATCTCCCCGGCCTGATTGAGAAACACGCGGCCGATCTCTGCATCCTCAACGGCGAGAACGCCGCCGGCGGGTTCGGCATCAGCGAGGAGAACGTCGAGGAATTTTTCTCGGCGGGCGCCGACGTCATCACCACCGGAAATCACATCTGGAACCGCAGGGAAGCCTCCGAGCTCCTCTCGCGGGAGGTGCGCCTCCTGCGGCCCGCCAATTACCCCGACGGAACCCCCGGCCGGGGGCTGTTCGTGGCCGAAACCGCCTCGGGACCGGTGGCAGTCGTCAATCTCATGGGCCGGGTGTTCATGCCGCCCGTCAACTGTCCTTTCCGCGAGGCCGACCATATCCTCGAGGCGCTGGCGCCGGAGGTCCGCATCGTTTTCATCGATCTGCACGCCGAGGCGACGAGCGAAAAAGTGGCCATGGGATGGTACCTCGACGGCCGGGTGAGCGCCCTCATCGGCACGCACACCCATGTCCAAACCGCGGATGAGCGCGTCCTGCCGAAAGGATGCGCCTATCTCTCCGATGCGGGAATGACGGGACCGGCCGATTCGGTGATCGGCATCAAGGCCCAGCTTGCCCTCAAGCGGTTCCTCAGCGGGGTGCCGCACCGCTTCGAGGTGGCCACGGGCCCCGCCCAGTTCAATGGCGCGGTGATGGAAGTTGACGAGACATCGGGCCGGGCCCTCTCCATCGAGCGGATTGCCTTTCGCGAGGAGAGCGCGGAGGAAAGCGCTTCCTAGGGGTGTCCGTTTCTCTCGGCCTTGTACTGTTCGCGGACAATTTCCTCCCGGCGATGTTCGAGATTTTTCAGCTCGCCGATGAGGAACTGGAAGCGCTCGGTGAGGGAAGCGATCTCGAGGAAGGTCTGCTTTCTCTCGAGCGGCATTTCAATGGCCGCCCCGATGATGAAAGACAAGCGCGTCGGATGGTTCCGAATCTCATCCGGAATCTGGAGGATTTTCTTTTTTTTTTCGGCGAACAGTTCGAGAAGCTCCGCTATCAGATCGGGAGCGGGCGGCGCCCCGGCGTCGTCCTCCAGAAATTCCACCTCTCCGAAGGGGTAGGCGCGATCCTCTGTGGTGCTCAGGATTCGAAAGCGCCGATCGCCCTGCACCAGGATGTTCATCTTGCCGTCGGGATATTTCTCGATGACCTGAACGATCTTGGCCGTACAGCCCACATTTCGAAGGCCCCGCGCGTCGGCCAGGGTGATCCCGAAGGGAAAATCCCCATCAATGCACTCGCGGATCATGAGTTTGTAGCGCTCCTCGAATATGTGGAGGGGCAGCGGCTCCCCCGGGAGAAGCACCACCTGGAGCGGAAAGAGGCGCATGGATTGAGAGGACATACCGGAATCATACCGTGAACTCCTTATGTTTCAAATGCTCCGGGGAAAACGCTTTGCCGGGTAAGCTGGCGGCGGATGTTGGGGGTATGGTATTTTTCAAGGGCACTCCCACAGTTCCGGCCCCGAGATCGACTGCGCGCCTGCTTTTCTTCTTCGGCGGCGCGCCCGTGCAGGAGGTGAGCCGCTTGCCCAGGTCCCCGAAGCCAGAAGTGCTCCCCGGCGATGCCCGGGAGGAGGTGAAAACCCTCTCCGGGATCCCCCTCAAGCCCGTCTACGGCCCGGGCGATTTTCCGCCGGGCCATTTCGAGGAAGGCATCGGTGCGCCGGGACGGTTCCCCTTCACCCGGGGGGTGCGGCCGGACATGTACCGCGGCCGTCTGTGGACGATGCGCCAGTACGCCGGCTTCGGCAGCGCCCGCGAGAGCAACGCGCGCTACCGCTATCTCCTCGATCGGGGGCAGGCGGGTATCTCCGTCGCCTTCGACCTTCCCACCCAGATCGGCTACGACGCCGACCACCCCCTCGCGCAGGGGGAGGTGGGCAAGGTGGGGGTTTCCATCTGCTCGATCGAGGACATGGAGATCCTCTTCGAGGGAATCCCCCTCGACAAGATTTCCACCTCCATGACCATCAACGCCACGGCGGCGACCCTCCTTTGTCTCTACGTGGCGGTGGCGGAGGAGGGCGGGATCCCGCCCGAGGCGCTCCGCGGAACGGTGCAGAACGACATCCTGAAGGAGTACATCGCGCGCGGCACCTATATCTACCCGCCCGGCCCGAGCCTCCGCCTCATCACCGACACCATCGCCTTTTGCCGCGAGCGCATCCCGAAGTGGAACGCCATTTCGATCAGCGGCTACCACATCCGCGAGGCGGGCTCGACCGCCGTGCAGGAGGTGGCCTTCACCCTGGCGAACGGCATCGTCTACGTGAACGAGGCGGTACGCCGGGGACTCGATGTGGATGAGATCGGCGGCCAGCTTTCGTTTTTTTTAAATGTGCACAACGATTTTCTCGAGGAGATCGCCAAGTTCCGGGCGGCGCGCCGGCTCTGGGCCCGGATCATGCGCGATCGGTTCGGGGCCAAGACCGAGCGGGCGCAGATGCTCCGCTTCCATGCCCAGACGGCGGGCAGTTCCCTCACCGCCCAACAGCCGCGGAACAACGCCGTCCGGGTGGCGTTCCAGGCGATGGCGGCCGTTCTGGGCGGCGCCCAATCCCTGCACACCAACTCGATGGACGAGGCCCTCTCCCTGCCCACGGAAGAAGCGGTTCGCCTCGCGCTTCGCACCCAGCAGATCATCGCCGAGGAAACGGGCGTGGCGAATACGGTGGACCCCTGCGGCGGCGCCTGGGCCATCGAGGCGCTGACCGATGAGATCGAGCAAGGGGCCCGGGAGATCATCGATCGCATTGACGAGATCGGGGGGATGCTCCAGGCCATCGATCAGGGATGGGTCCAGGGCATCATTCAGGACAGCGCCTACGCCTACCAGCGGGCGATGGAAGAGAAAAAAATCAAGGTGGTCGGCGTCAACGCCTTCGAGGAAGGGGAGGATTCCGTCATTCCCACCCTCCAGGTCCGCCCCGGGGTCGAGAAGGAGCAGGCCGAGCGCCTCGCCGCCCTGCGGGGAGGGCGAAATGGCGGCGACGTTTCAGATTGTCTTGATACATTGCGGCGCGCGGCGCGCGGGCCGGATAATTTGCTTCCCCATATCCTGGAGGCCGTCCGCCGCCGGGCCACGGTGGGTGAGATCGCCGATGCGATGCGGGACGTCTTTGGTCTCTATCAAGAGAGGGCCGTTATCTAGGGGGGCGCTTCTGGTCCTCTCGGGCGCCCTTCTGCTCGGGGCGGGCGGCGAGCGCCTTCAGTTCTGCAGCCTCTCGGGCGGCATCCGGGTCGAGCGGACGGCGGGGGGCTTGCGGGTTGAGTACCTGGAGGGAAAAGGGTATCCCTTTGTACTTCGCGGATGGGCGCTGCGCTCCGCCCGCCCGCGGGGGGAAGGGGTGTGCATCGGCCTCCTCCGGCGTCCTCTGGCCCCCGGCCAGCGCAAGAATGTTCTCCGGGCGCGGGATGAGGTGTTCGAAACCGGCGGCCCCTTTCAGGAGAAGATCATCTACCGCCGGAGCGAGCGGGTGATCGAGCTGGGCGGCGAGCGGGTGAGCGTGGAGAGCCTTGAGATTCTGCCCCGCCCCAAAGACGCGGAAAGAACCGGCGGAAAGAAATCCGGCAAGGAGCCGAAATGACGGGCAACGAGATTCGGAAGAAATTTCTCGATTATTTCCGGGAGAAGGAGCACCAGCCGGTGCGCAGCTCCCTCCTGGTTCCCCAGAACGATCCGACGCTCCTCTTCACGAATGCCGGGATGGTGCAGTTCAAGGACGTTTTCACGGGGCTCGAAAAGCGCAGTTATGCGCGCGCGACCAGCAGCCAGAAGTGCCTCCGGGTGAGCGGCAAGCACAACGATCTCGAAAACGTGGGTCGCACCGCCCGCCACCACACCTTTTTCGAAATGCTCGGCAATTTCTCCTTCGGCGATTATTTCAAGGGAAAAGCCGTCGAATTCGCCTGGGAGTTTCTGGTGGACCGGATGGGCCTCGACGGGGACCGGATGTGGATCACCGTCTTCCGCGAGGACGATGAGGCGGCCGAGCTGTGGAACCGGAAGATCGGTGTTCCGGCCGAGCGCATCATCCGGATGGGGGAGAAGGACAATTTTTGGGCGATGGGCGATACCGGCCCCTGCGGCCCGTGCTCGGAGCTGATCTACGATCAGGGCGATCACATCGCGGGCGGCCCGCCGGGGAGTCCCGATGAGGAGGGCGACCGCTTCCTCGAAATCTGGAACCTCGTCTTCATGCAGTTCAACCGGGATGCTTCCGGCGAGATGAATCCGCTTCCCCGGCCCTCGGTCGATACCGGCATGGGGCTCGAGCGCCTGGCGGCCATCGTCCAGGGAGAGGTGAGCAACTACCACACCGATCTGCTCATGCCGGTCATTCGTTTTGTGGAGGATCGCTGCGGGGCCGACTACACCGCGAAGGCGCGCGGCGATGCCGGCACCGAACGGGATGTCTCCTTCCGCGTCATTGCCGATCACATCCGGGCGGTGTGCTTCCTCGTGGCCGACGGGGTGCTGCCCAGCAACGAGGGGCGCGGCTACGTCCTCCGCCAGATCTCCCGGCGCGCCATGCGGCACGGAAAGATGCTCGGCATCGAGGATCCCTTCCTCTTCCAGGCGGCCGGCGTCGTGGCCGACATGATGGGCGATGCCTTCCCCGAGCTGCGGGAGAACCTCACCTACATCGCCCGCGTCACCCAGGCCGAGGAGGAGCGCTTCGCCCACACCCTCGCCCAGGGCCAACCCCGGATGGACGCGCTGGCGGCCGAGACCCGGGCGGCGGGGAAAAAGGAGATCTCCGGCCAGGAGGTGTTCGTCCTCCAGGACACCTACGGTTATCCATGGGATCTGGCGTTTGAGACCGCCGCTTTTCATGATCTGACGATCGGCCGCGCAGGCTTCGACGCCGCCATGTTGCAGCAGCGCGAGCGCGCCCGTGCCCATTGGAAGGGATCGGGCGAGGAGGCGGTCTCCCCCCTCTGGCGCGAGGTACGCGAGGAGCGTGGCGGGACGGCGTTTCTCGGCTACATGGAGCTGGAGGCCGGGGCCGGGGTGCTTGCCATCGTGAAAGGCGGGGAGCGGGTGGAAAGCGCCGCCGCGGGCGATGAGGCCGAGGTGGTGCTCGATCGCACCCCCTTTTACGGCGAATCGGGCGGCCAGGAAGGCGATCGCGGCAGATTGACCTGGGAGGGCGGCGCGGCCGAGGTGCTCGACACCCAGAAGCCGCTCCCCGAGATATTTTCCCACCGCGTCCGGGTGCAGGAGGGAATCCTCGGGGCGGGCGTGAAGGTCACCGCCCAGGTGGATGGCGAGCGGCGCGGCGCCCTGCGGCTGAACCACACCGCCACCCATTTGCTGCAGTATGCGCTCAGACAGGTGCTCGGCGATCACGTCAAACAGGCGGGCTCCCATCTCGCGCCCGAGCGGCTCCGCTTCGACTACACGCACTTTGCCCCGCTCACCGGCAGCGAGCGCGATCGCATCGAGGACATCGTGAACGCGCGCATCCGCGAAAACGCCGCCGTCTCCACTGAGGTGATGGCGCTGGACGATGCCGTGGCCGCGGGCGCGACGGCGCTCTTCGGGGAGCGCTACGGCGAGGAGGTCCGCGTCGTTTCAGTAGGGGACTTCAGCAAGGAGCTTTGCGGGGGCACCCACGCGGGGGCGGCGGGCGATATCGGACTCTTCCGCATCCTGCACGAGGGGAGCGTCGCCGCGGGGGTGCGGCGGATCGAGGGGCTGACCGGCCGGAGTGCCCTCGCGCAAGTCCGCCAGGAACAGCAGGCCCTCGCCGAGGTGGGCGAGCTGACCAAGGCGCCGCCGCTCGAGGAGGCCGACCGGGTCAGGCGGCTGCTCGATCGGGTGCGGGTGCTCGAGCGCGAGGTGCGCGATCTGAAGGAGCGGGGCGCGCGCGATGAGGTGGGCGATCTGGCAGCCCAGGCGAAGGAGGTCGCGGGCCTCAAGGTCATCACCGCCCGGGTGGACGGCCAGGAGGCGGGCGCCCTGCGGGGGCTGATCGATGCGGCCAAGGGAAAGCTCAAGAGCGGGGTCGCCGTTTTAATCTCGGTGACCGACGGGAAGGTCGCCATCGCCGCGGGCGTGACGAAAGACCTGACGGGTCAAGTACATGCGGGCCATCTCGTGCGGGATGTGGCCGCGATCGTCGGCGGCAAGGGTGGCGGACGTCCCGATTTCGCCCAGGCCGGCGGGCGCGATGTCGAGAAAGTGGACGAGGCCCTCGCCGCCGTCCCCGGTCTGATTGAAAAAATGAAGTAGGCGAATGACTCCTCCCGGGGGCGGCCCGCTCCCGTTTTCCACGGAAAGGCACGGACACTTTTTTGACGACCCTTTCGGCGTATCCCGATCGCATGAAAAAGCGTGTGCTCTCCCTTCTCATCGTGGGGCACATTGCGAACGATGCCTATTTCGGATTTCTACCCCCCCTGCTACCCCTCCTCGTTGTTCAGTTCGACATTTCGCTGGCGCTCGCGGGCCTGCTCTCGATGATGTTTTCGATCTCGGGGGCGCTGATTCAGCCCCTTTTCGGCTACTTCCTCGATCGCTTCCGGAAGGGGTGGCTCATCGCGGCGGGCCCGCTCGGCGGCGCGCTGGTGGGGCTGATGGTCTACATGCCGAACTACTACACCCTACTGGCGCTTTTCTTCATCGCCGGGCTGGGTTCGGCGATTTTCCATCCGCTGGCTTCGGTGACGGCGAATCAGGCCTCGGGGGGGCGCAAGGGGCTCGGCGTTTCGATTTACATCGCGGGCGGCCGGCTCGGGGTGGGCATCGGGGCGGCCGTCGCGACCTTCATCGTGACGAGGTGGGGGATGGCGGGGGTTCCCCTCGGGGCGCTTCTGGGCATCGCCGTGGGTCTTCCGCTCATCTTAATGGCTCCGGATGTTGCGGTGCAGAATCCGGCGGCCGTTCCGAGTTTCAGCGCCACGTTGGGGGCGCTGCGGCACACCATCCGGCCGCTGGGGGTGCTTTGGCTGGTCAACCTGACGCGGACGATCGTCACGATGACGGTGGGCACCTTTCTCCCGCTCTATGTCGTCCGGGGGGGAGGCTCCATCGCGGCGGGCGGCCGGGGGGTGACGATCTTTCTTTTCGCGGCGGCGGCCGGCGGCATTTTCGGCGGCCATCTTTCGGATCGCTTCGGGCGGCGCGAGGTGGTGCTCGGTGGGATGCTGGCGAGCCTGCCCGCTCTTGCGCTGATGTTTCTCTTCCCCGAGCCCTGGCAGACGGTTTTTCTGATTCTGTCGGGGGCGGCGCTCTACGCCCCGATGGGGGTTTCGGTCACCTACGCGCAGGAGCTTCTGCCGGAGCACGCCGCGCTGGTGACGGGCTTCATGCTGGGCGTTTTGTGGTTCGTCTCGAGCATGTTCATGGTGGCGGTCGGCGCGCTCGCGGATCTGGCGGGGCTGGCGGTTGCGTTTCCCGCCGTTTGCCTGATCATGGGGGCCGCTTCGGCGGCGCTCTCCTTCGGCCTGCCGCGGCTGGACGAGCGCCGGGCATAGCGGGAGGAGCGGGGATGGCGGGTGGGTTTGAGCCGCTTCGCGTGGAGCGGGACATCGCCGAGGAGATGGCGAGCACCCTGGGGAG is part of the bacterium genome and harbors:
- a CDS encoding MFS transporter — encoded protein: MTTLSAYPDRMKKRVLSLLIVGHIANDAYFGFLPPLLPLLVVQFDISLALAGLLSMMFSISGALIQPLFGYFLDRFRKGWLIAAGPLGGALVGLMVYMPNYYTLLALFFIAGLGSAIFHPLASVTANQASGGRKGLGVSIYIAGGRLGVGIGAAVATFIVTRWGMAGVPLGALLGIAVGLPLILMAPDVAVQNPAAVPSFSATLGALRHTIRPLGVLWLVNLTRTIVTMTVGTFLPLYVVRGGGSIAAGGRGVTIFLFAAAAGGIFGGHLSDRFGRREVVLGGMLASLPALALMFLFPEPWQTVFLILSGAALYAPMGVSVTYAQELLPEHAALVTGFMLGVLWFVSSMFMVAVGALADLAGLAVAFPAVCLIMGAASAALSFGLPRLDERRA
- a CDS encoding LON peptidase substrate-binding domain-containing protein, with the protein product MSSQSMRLFPLQVVLLPGEPLPLHIFEERYKLMIRECIDGDFPFGITLADARGLRNVGCTAKIVQVIEKYPDGKMNILVQGDRRFRILSTTEDRAYPFGEVEFLEDDAGAPPAPDLIAELLELFAEKKKKILQIPDEIRNHPTRLSFIIGAAIEMPLERKQTFLEIASLTERFQFLIGELKNLEHRREEIVREQYKAERNGHP
- a CDS encoding methylmalonyl-CoA mutase family protein — protein: MPRSPKPEVLPGDAREEVKTLSGIPLKPVYGPGDFPPGHFEEGIGAPGRFPFTRGVRPDMYRGRLWTMRQYAGFGSARESNARYRYLLDRGQAGISVAFDLPTQIGYDADHPLAQGEVGKVGVSICSIEDMEILFEGIPLDKISTSMTINATAATLLCLYVAVAEEGGIPPEALRGTVQNDILKEYIARGTYIYPPGPSLRLITDTIAFCRERIPKWNAISISGYHIREAGSTAVQEVAFTLANGIVYVNEAVRRGLDVDEIGGQLSFFLNVHNDFLEEIAKFRAARRLWARIMRDRFGAKTERAQMLRFHAQTAGSSLTAQQPRNNAVRVAFQAMAAVLGGAQSLHTNSMDEALSLPTEEAVRLALRTQQIIAEETGVANTVDPCGGAWAIEALTDEIEQGAREIIDRIDEIGGMLQAIDQGWVQGIIQDSAYAYQRAMEEKKIKVVGVNAFEEGEDSVIPTLQVRPGVEKEQAERLAALRGGRNGGDVSDCLDTLRRAARGPDNLLPHILEAVRRRATVGEIADAMRDVFGLYQERAVI
- a CDS encoding TIGR00282 family metallophosphoesterase yields the protein MKILFVGDVNGRPGRRVVKNHLPGLIEKHAADLCILNGENAAGGFGISEENVEEFFSAGADVITTGNHIWNRREASELLSREVRLLRPANYPDGTPGRGLFVAETASGPVAVVNLMGRVFMPPVNCPFREADHILEALAPEVRIVFIDLHAEATSEKVAMGWYLDGRVSALIGTHTHVQTADERVLPKGCAYLSDAGMTGPADSVIGIKAQLALKRFLSGVPHRFEVATGPAQFNGAVMEVDETSGRALSIERIAFREESAEESAS
- the alaS gene encoding alanine--tRNA ligase is translated as MTGNEIRKKFLDYFREKEHQPVRSSLLVPQNDPTLLFTNAGMVQFKDVFTGLEKRSYARATSSQKCLRVSGKHNDLENVGRTARHHTFFEMLGNFSFGDYFKGKAVEFAWEFLVDRMGLDGDRMWITVFREDDEAAELWNRKIGVPAERIIRMGEKDNFWAMGDTGPCGPCSELIYDQGDHIAGGPPGSPDEEGDRFLEIWNLVFMQFNRDASGEMNPLPRPSVDTGMGLERLAAIVQGEVSNYHTDLLMPVIRFVEDRCGADYTAKARGDAGTERDVSFRVIADHIRAVCFLVADGVLPSNEGRGYVLRQISRRAMRHGKMLGIEDPFLFQAAGVVADMMGDAFPELRENLTYIARVTQAEEERFAHTLAQGQPRMDALAAETRAAGKKEISGQEVFVLQDTYGYPWDLAFETAAFHDLTIGRAGFDAAMLQQRERARAHWKGSGEEAVSPLWREVREERGGTAFLGYMELEAGAGVLAIVKGGERVESAAAGDEAEVVLDRTPFYGESGGQEGDRGRLTWEGGAAEVLDTQKPLPEIFSHRVRVQEGILGAGVKVTAQVDGERRGALRLNHTATHLLQYALRQVLGDHVKQAGSHLAPERLRFDYTHFAPLTGSERDRIEDIVNARIRENAAVSTEVMALDDAVAAGATALFGERYGEEVRVVSVGDFSKELCGGTHAGAAGDIGLFRILHEGSVAAGVRRIEGLTGRSALAQVRQEQQALAEVGELTKAPPLEEADRVRRLLDRVRVLEREVRDLKERGARDEVGDLAAQAKEVAGLKVITARVDGQEAGALRGLIDAAKGKLKSGVAVLISVTDGKVAIAAGVTKDLTGQVHAGHLVRDVAAIVGGKGGGRPDFAQAGGRDVEKVDEALAAVPGLIEKMK